ATAAATGGTTGTTCATTGTTTTGTAACCTTCTGTCAGCTTGCCTGCTCACTATTTGTTATGTTTGATGTTTTACTTAGGTACCAGCCACCTATCCCAGCTGAAGAGGTGAAACCTGCTTTCGACTATGATCATGAAGGTGCCCAATCAATTGACCCTCTTTACTAGTGTTATTTCTAGGGTCACCGCATAACCGCCGTCTTGTTCATGGTAACTCAGAATCCTATCCCCCTGGTCGTGGAAGAGGCCGTGGTGGTGGGAGAAGAGGCAGGGGAAGAGGTATGTTCTTTCTTGTGTCTTTTATAAGCAGCAAAGTTCCGGCAATAGTCATTGTTTCCTGAACAGTATCTCATGTTTTAGCATGGTAAATTATGATCACACCACGCTTAGGCTTAgtcttgtactccctccattccaaattgtaggtcgttttggcatatctagatttttagattttgttatgcacctagatatacacttatgtctagatgcatagtaaaagttatgaatttagaaatgccaaaacgaccacAATTTGGGACGGGAGGAGTAGTTGCTACCCGTGGCTGCTTTCTATACCTGTATTATAAAAGCTGGTTTCTTGCCTTCACAATTTGtaatactaaacaagcataggtGCAGTTTAGGATTCAATATGGTGTCTCCCATCTATAATTTTGACAACGTGTGCCTTATTTTTCTGAGTGATAAAATGCCTATGAAGTTATTTAGGTGGACatgcctttttttctttttttgctaaTTTTTGAATGCTGAGTGTGCAGGAATGCTCAGCAATGGCCCCCCTCCACCTGCTTATGGCTACAACGAAgagtgggaggaggaaggagattaTTACAACAGAGGGCGTGGGAGAGGGAGGTCGCGCGGtagaggaggaagggggcgTGGCTACTACGGAGGCGGCAGGCGTGGCGGCTATGGCTATGACTATGGCTATGGCGGCCGAGGCGGGTACTATGAAGAGCAGGATGAATACTATGATGAGCCCGAAGAATATGGCCCGCCCCCTGGCCGTGGTAAGCCCCGTCTGATGATACTACATGTTCCTGTGGGTTTTGCATGCCCCGGTTCTCATGGCTTGTGTTCTGTTGGTTTCACAGGGCGTGgcaggggaagaaggggtgCGGCGCCCTGGCGCGGGCGTGGTGGCCCAGGCCGTGGGCCACCACGCGGCGGCCGAGGTGGCTACTATTAGTCGAGAAGCATGTCATGCCAAGTGGGTGGTGTGCTGAAGCTAGCACTGGTGTGCTTAGTTATCCTTTAGCGTTTGCTCCCCGTGCTGTTCTGTGGAGCTCCCGGATCTTTTCAGATGCAACTTTGCTTCCTGCTGCTGTGCTGTGCCGTGCCTGTGCGACTCGTTGGAGCAAGTTTTTGTGGCTCGCTCGTGGTTTTGTAGCTAGGTTGGCGAGTGAAGTTACACTCGGTAGCGCAGTGTTGTTTCCCCATCCAGACGACATGCGAGATTGTTTATTCTCCTGTTAATTTACCAACTTATTTCGTATGGATGCTGAATGCGAAGAGTTTCAAGATAATCTTGTCTCGGTTGTCCATGGCGTCATGGTGGGTGAGGATTTCCAGCTGACGGGTTCAGGTTGGAATGGTGAATGGACACAGGTATTTAAAGCTGCTGATAGCCTGATAAGGTGTTTGCTCTTGGAATTGGAGCGATCGATCGTGCTGAGACTGAGAGGAGTCATTGGCTTAGGTTGGACACGAAGCCTGGGCATTTAACGGATTATATGATGCCTTAGTTAATGCTTAATGTAAGTAAGGGTTGCATCCAAATTCGTGCACGCACGGGGCGTGCCGATGTGAGGAGCATGAATCAAGTGTGGGTTTTCAATGACCCATGATGATCAGTGTTCAGCCATTGCTCCAAACGAGCATCAACGGCCTCCTTGGTCAGCATTGTGTCATGGTGTGAGGGGATGGAGAAGTGACTAGGGAGGAAGGCGAGCGaggtaggggggggggggggggggggggggggggaggaggagagaggagcggGGGATGATTGGCAGCGTTCGTATCACGGAGTCGGTAAAACCCATTCGGCTAATGCTTTGTCTCCCTCGCCAGAGGCTTGAGGTTGCACGTTTACCCAAACTCAGACAGGAATGCAGGCGCCAGGGGCAGTAGAATCTCTGATGAGTGAGAGGACCGGGGGTACACTGATGATGCCTGCTGTCAAATGTGGCTTCAGGCGGTTTATCATGCTGCAGAACGATGAGCAGCAGTAACACTAGCAGCTAGTGAAGGGAAGGGAGCACACCAAACGAAGCGTGCGGATATTTTGCAAGGGGGAATGCAGATGGTTGCATGATTATCATTGCATCTGTGTAAACATCAATTCAGGCTGAAAAAAACATAGAAATAGAGGAGATGTGAGCATAAATTTCTTCCTCATTTTGGAATAGACATGGGCTCATTTCCGCGTAAGAATTTATCACTTGTCCCAGGTTTCAAATTGTCTTCCATTATTTCGTGATCTCTAGACATAATTACTAGAGTACAAAGTGTTGCAATATAATGCACCAATTTAGTACGTAGTCTTAGTATATCCCTTTTTATTATTGTCGTTGTTATATTACTGTCTAAACAGCTACCTTATTGTGTTTCTGTAATCGGCGAGATATGGTTGATCATTGTTCTTTGTTCACTGTTTAGCTTCCAAGGAGAGCCATGAGGAAGCTCCTGTAGTCACCCGAGGTTTCCTTGGCAATGGCTTGCTCCAAGGTAACCGACGACCTCCTCCGAAACGCGCTGCTGATGCCCTTCATGTCCTTCTCTGCGTGCATCACCACCACCCGGGTCAGGCTATCCTCGTCTGTCCCCGATTCGCACGTCGCGTTCCTCAGAACCTGCTTGCAAAAATGGCAAGGAATTCAGTTAGTTCGAAGATCATTTGAATTCGAATTTTGTTTCGTTATCGTCGTTGACACCTCCTCACCTTGGCGAAGTACTTGTTTGAATCCGCAATGCACCTCACCGCGGTTCGCAGAGCGCGCAAGTATCCTGTGGGATCGGTTCCACGTGGCAGTGCCTAGTAGTAGTGATACACCGAAACGgtttgatcatcatcatctgatTTGATACAAACTAAAGCATGGGCTGTTCAAAATTAACCGATGTATTTTGTGGCCTGACGACCTtggtgatgctgctgctgtgctcatCTTTGAAGCAGCCAAACGTGGCGTTGAGCTGCGCTTTGCTCCTAGTACCCACGATCCTGATGAGCTCCTCGTGATCCGCTGCGCCATTCCTTACAGCCTCATGGATGATCTTCGCCTCTGATCTTGCTAGCCCCATGTTCACGTCGTCGCCGTCGTACCTGTAGGTGCTCACTAGGGCAAGCAAAAGCTGATGGATCGGAGAGAAGGACGGACAGATTAGCTA
This genomic window from Setaria viridis chromosome 8, Setaria_viridis_v4.0, whole genome shotgun sequence contains:
- the LOC117833339 gene encoding uncharacterized protein, producing MDRYHRVEKPRNDTPISQNEIRITTQGRMRNYISYGMSLLEENGHDEISIKAMGRAINKTVMVVELIKRRVGGLHQNTVTESVDITDTWEPLEEGLLPLETTRHVSMITVTLSKKPLDTSSPGYQPPIPAEEVKPAFDYDHEESYPPGRGRGRGGGRRGRGRGMLSNGPPPPAYGYNEEWEEEGDYYNRGRGRGRSRGRGGRGRGYYGGGRRGGYGYDYGYGGRGGYYEEQDEYYDEPEEYGPPPGRGRGRGRRGAAPWRGRGGPGRGPPRGGRGGYY
- the LOC117833337 gene encoding annexin-like protein RJ4, with protein sequence MATCTVPQVVPSPAEDAAALLKAFQGWGTDEQAVIAILAHRDAAQRKRITLKYEEMYNESLMQRLKSELSGDFERAMCHWILDPVERQAVMANAATKCILEEYPVVIEIACANSTAELVAVKEAYHALYKCSLEEDVAAATTGNLRSLLLALVSTYRYDGDDVNMGLARSEAKIIHEAVRNGAADHEELIRIVGTRSKAQLNATFGCFKDEHSSSITKALPRGTDPTGYLRALRTAVRCIADSNKYFAKQVLRNATCESGTDEDSLTRVVVMHAEKDMKGISSAFRRRSSVTLEQAIAKETSGDYRSFLMALLGS